One genomic window of Coffea eugenioides isolate CCC68of chromosome 1, Ceug_1.0, whole genome shotgun sequence includes the following:
- the LOC113762954 gene encoding uncharacterized protein LOC113762954 → MLLVAYFYIILWIVPVLRAQSAAELSARSLDSLLQDYAFRALVVRPRTGIVYDGNVPSNLTGIKVAALRLRSGSLRRRGVNSYKEFHIPIGVLEQPYVERLVLVYHNLANWSSLYYPLPGYTYLAPIVGLLAYDAVNLSARNLQELDIRASKDPITIHLPNVQLVPEGLSPKCISFGLDGSFQFDNVINRSACSAAKQGHFSIVVEFTAPAPASAPAPGGGTGRQGGGGEKNNHKVWIIVGSVVGGVLLLLLLCILLACLRKYRRRRNIQRMEEAAERGEPLLMANVGFTKAPVALETRTRPSLEDDYVP, encoded by the coding sequence ATGCTTCTTGTTGCGTATTTTTACATCATTCTCTGGATTGTTCCAGTGCTTAGAGCTCAATCAGCTGCCGAATTATCTGCGCGCTCACTAGATTCACTACTTCAAGACTATGCTTTCAGGGCGTTGGTTGTTCGGCCCAGAACGGGCATTGTCTACGATGGCAACGTGCCATCCAACTTGACAGGGATTAAGGTTGCAGCATTGAGGCTGAGAAGTGGGAGCTTGAGAAGAAGAGGGGTTAACAGCTATAAAGAATTTCATATTCCAATTGGTGTTTTGGAGCAACCTTATGTTGAGAGGCTTGTGTTGGTCTATCACAACTTGGCAAATTGGTCTTCCTTGTATTACCCTTTACCTGGTTACACATATTTGGCACCAATTGTGGGTCTCCTGGCTTATGATGCAGTCAATTTGTCAGCCAGAAATCTACAGGAATTGGACATCCGAGCCTCCAAAGATCCCATAACTATCCACCTACCGAACGTCCAACTGGTGCCTGAAGGATTGTCGCCAAAATGTATTTCTTTTGGTTTGGATGGCTCATTTCAATTTGACAATGTCATTAACCGGAGTGCCTGTTCTGCTGCAAAACAAGGCCATTTCTCTATAGTGGTTGAGTTCACAGCCCCGGCTCCGGCTTCGGCTCCAGCTCCTGGTGGAGGTACCGGTAGACAGGGAGGCGGCGGTGAGAAGAACAATCACAAAGTCTGGATAATCGTTGGGTCTGTGGTTGGGGGAGTGCTGCTGCTGCTACTGCTATGTATTCTTCTTGCTTGTCTGAGGAAGTATAGACGGCGAAGAAACATACAGAGAATGGAGGAAGCAGCAGAGAGAGGGGAGCCCTTGCTAATGGcaaatgttggatttacgaAGGCGCCAGTGGCATTGGAGACTCGAACTAGACCATCATTGGAAGATGATTACGTGCCCTAG
- the LOC113748686 gene encoding KH domain-containing protein At3g08620-like: MQVMSSLYTQNLNFSPARAVSPIVRTDSDVESQYLTELLAERQKLVPFMQVLPICTRLLNQEILRVSGMISDPRIDEYDRLLRGSPSHVASLDIIQNVGAKGLGFFPNSPHPEWLGGPDEMTIDWQSVGGNPSSYVAKRVLRLDIPVDRYPNFNFVGRLLGPRGNSLKRVEASTGCRVFIRGKGSIKDPDKEESLRGRQGYEHLNDPLHVLIEAELPANIIDVRMNQARGIIEELLKPVEESQDLYKRQQLRELAMLNNSFREESPQPRGSLSPFSSSGMKRAKTGW, from the exons ATGCAAGTTATGTCTAGCTTATACAcacagaatttgaacttttcacCAGCAAGAGCGGTCTCTCCAATTGTAAGGACCGATTCAGATGTTGAAAG TCAGTACTTGACAGAGCTGTTAGCAGAAAGACAGAAGCTTGTACCTTTCATGCAGGTCCTTCCAATATGCACCCGATTGCTGAATCAAG AGATACTGAGGGTTTCAGGAATGATCTCCGACCCAAGAATAGATGAATATGACAGACTACTACGTGGAAGCCCAAGTCATGTGGCCTCTCTAGACATCATTCAAAATGTCGGAGCAAAAGGTCTAGGATTCTTTCCAAACAGCCCTCACCCTGAG TGGTTAGGTGGACCAGATGAAATGACCATCGACTGGCAATCAGTgggaggaaatccaagttcataTGTTGCAAAGAGGGTATTGCGCTTGGACATACCTGTTGACAGATATCCAAAC TTCAATTTTGTTGGCAGGCTATTAGGTCCTCGAGGTAATTCACTGAAGAGAGTGGAAGCTTCCACAGGATGCCGCGTATTTATTAGAGGAAAAGGTTCAATCAAAGACCCTGACAAG GAGGAGAGCTTACGGGGAAGACAAGGTTATGAGCACCTCAATGATCCACTGCACGTTTTGATTGAGGCTGAATTACCTGCCAATATCATTGATGTACGGATGAATCAAGCGAGGGGAATTATAGAAGAATTGCTAAAGCCGGTG GAAGAGTCACAAGATTTGTACAAGAGGCAACAGCTCAGAGAACTGGCCATGCTGAACAACAGTTTCAGAGAAGAGAGCCCTCAGCCAAGAGGCAGTCTATCTCCATTCAGTTCCAGTGGAATGAAACGTGCTAAAACAGGTTGGTAA
- the LOC113764154 gene encoding cytochrome b-c1 complex subunit 8 gives MGKQPVKLKAVVYALSPFQQKIMPGLWKDITTKIHHKVSENWISATLLLGPVIGTYSYAQHYKEEEKLAHRY, from the exons ATGGGGAAACAGCCGGTGAAGCTGAAGGCGGTGGTGTACGCGCTCTCGCCGTTTCAGCAGAAGATTATGCCTGGCCTCTGGAAGGACATCACCACCAAGATCCACCACAAGGTCTCCGAAAACTGGATCAGCGCCACCCTCTTACTCGGCCCTGTCATTGGCACCTACTC GTATGCCCAACACTACAAGGAGGAGGAGAAGCTGGCACACAGATATTGA
- the LOC113774234 gene encoding probable protein phosphatase 2C 55: MNPYTIRNFWVPADPSDNRQWAPMEASDYRRFAPTVLAVAVKDILPVELNPWQRVSAEASDFRRWIPTAASDFLPVELNSKKSSATPSVGLKMVAGSAYLPKDNPEKPEGDDAHFVSLEAQTIGVADGVGGWCKQGIDAGKYARDLMKNSRVAAESEPNGAVNPKRVMQEAYSNTKAPGSSTACIITLSGNALQAANVGDSGFIVVRDGKVVYQSPVQQHYFNCPYQLGNSKDDPSLAQELQVAVQKGDIVVAGTDGVFDNLHGFEIEEVIKSSSNKGDKPDYMACTIANLALYNSFDRYAADTPFARKSREAGHSHKGGKVDDITVIVAWIQ; the protein is encoded by the coding sequence ATGAATCCATACACAATAAGAAATTTTTGGGTTCCAGCAGACCCGTCGGATAACAGGCAATGGGCTCCAATGGAAGCATCCGATTACAGGCGCTTTGCTCCCACAGTATTAGCAGTAGCAGTAAAAGATATCTTGCCCGTTGAGCTTAACCCTTGGCAACGGGTTTCCGCGGAAGCATCCGACTTCCGGCGGTGGATTCCAACAGCAGCATCAGATTTCTTGCCCGTTGAGCTTAACTCTAAGAAGAGCAGTGCTACTCCGTCAGTAGGTCTGAAGATGGTTGCGGGGTCCGCTTATCTTCCCAAAGATAACCCTGAAAAGCCCGAAGGCGACGATGCTCACTTCGTAAGCTTAGAGGCGCAGACAATTGGAGTCGCGGATGGTGTTGGTGGCTGGTGCAAGCAAGGTATAGATGCAGGAAAATACGCAAGGGATCTCATGAAGAATTCGAGGGTTGCTGCCGAATCTGAGCCTAATGGAGCAGTGAATCCGAAGAGGGTTATGCAAGAAGCCTATTCCAATACTAAGGCTCCAGGATCATCCACCGCCTGCATCATTACACTTTCGGGTAACGCATTGCAGGCCGCAAACGTCGGTGACAGTGGTTTTATAGTCGTACGAGATGGGAAAGTCGTGTATCAGTCACCCGTGCAGCAGCATTACTTCAACTGTCCGTATCAGTTGGGAAATTCCAAGGATGATCCTAGCTTGGCACAGGAATTACAAGTTGCGGTTCAAAAAGGCGACATTGTTGTTGCTGGGACTGATGGTGTTTTTGATAATCTGCATGGATTTGAGATCGAAGAAGTTATCAAGTCAAGCAGCAATAAAGGCGACAAACCTGACTACATGGCTTGTACTATAGCAAATCTTGCACTCTATAATTCGTTTGATAGGTATGCTGCAGATACACCCTTTGCAAGAAAATCAAGAGAAGCAGGCCACAGTCACAAAGGAGGAAAAGTTGACGATATTACTGTAATAGTTGCTTGGATCCAATGA